In Thunnus thynnus chromosome 4, fThuThy2.1, whole genome shotgun sequence, a genomic segment contains:
- the si:ch211-161c3.6 gene encoding high mobility group AT-hook 2b yields the protein MSHSGTKEPSPEPSTAQSPPEPQRRGRGRPRKQQQEPVGPPTPKRPRGRPKGSKNKGPRTALKKVEPVGERRPRGRPRKWPQKVVQEVTEEQQGPSEEGEEGPSQIEPSSSQVPAQEEGE from the exons ATGAGTCACAGTGGGACCAAAGAGCCGTCTCCCGAGCCAAGCACTGCCCAGTCACCTCCTGAGCCTCAGCGCAGGGGCAGGGGTCGGCCGCGGAAACAGCAACAG GAGCCTGTTGGACCACCGACTCCAAAGCGACCAAGAGGACGACCAAAAGGCAGCAAGAACAAAGGCCCCAGAACTGCACTGAAG AAAGTAGAGCCCGTTGGGGAGAGACGACCTCGTGGGCGACCAAGGAAATGG CCCCAGAAAGTAGTTCAAGAAGTaactgaagagcagcag GGCCCTTCAGAAGAAGGTGAGGAGGGTCCCTCGCAGATTGAGCCCTCGTCATCTCAGGTTCCAGCACAGGAGGAAGGGGAGTAG